A genomic region of Bacillota bacterium contains the following coding sequences:
- a CDS encoding aldo/keto reductase yields the protein MNYRECGSLRFSEVGVGCYSLAGAYGRKDLDEFARMIRRAYELGVTFFDTADAYGDAESILGRVVRDFRSAIHIATKVGVVSGASMDLSPARVKRACEESLARLGTDYIDLYQVHFDDPKTPVEDVVGALEDLVASGKIRHYGVGHLAAEKIARYVEVGRPFSVLMELSAAARDARSKLLPLCRRHRMAAIAFSTTGRGILTGAIREGHVFPDGDIRQYDPLFQREQFRSALRVAARLADVGRRYGKTPAQAAIAWVLAQPGVVSALTGPSSVPHLEENVGGSGWKISDEDLASFDAFLSEEDARLDRERRQAVVTIATSALPQDPAAAFRDLVYALDTAATTGMCSEAQIVPLFEELLAFQGAGGEHGKHLDSGVLEGIRRRLKALVTATGTGDGDGDGLGFRRLS from the coding sequence ATGAACTACCGTGAGTGTGGGAGTCTTCGGTTCTCAGAAGTGGGCGTGGGCTGTTATAGCCTGGCAGGAGCGTACGGCAGGAAGGACCTGGACGAGTTCGCGAGGATGATTCGGCGCGCCTACGAGCTCGGGGTGACGTTCTTCGACACGGCAGACGCATATGGCGATGCGGAGTCGATCCTCGGGAGGGTCGTGCGTGACTTCCGGAGCGCGATACATATTGCCACCAAGGTGGGCGTGGTGTCGGGCGCAAGCATGGACCTCTCCCCCGCGAGGGTGAAAAGAGCGTGCGAGGAGAGCCTCGCGCGGCTCGGCACCGACTATATCGACCTCTATCAAGTCCACTTCGACGACCCGAAGACCCCCGTCGAGGACGTGGTCGGCGCTCTGGAGGACCTGGTGGCTTCAGGCAAGATCCGTCATTACGGCGTGGGCCACCTGGCGGCGGAGAAGATCGCCAGATACGTTGAGGTCGGTCGCCCCTTTTCCGTCCTCATGGAGCTGTCGGCGGCGGCCAGGGACGCCCGCTCAAAGCTCCTCCCTCTCTGCAGAAGGCACAGGATGGCCGCCATAGCGTTCAGCACGACAGGCCGCGGCATCCTCACCGGGGCGATCCGAGAGGGTCACGTGTTCCCCGACGGCGACATCCGTCAGTACGATCCGCTCTTCCAACGCGAGCAGTTCCGCTCCGCGCTCAGGGTGGCAGCAAGGCTCGCGGACGTCGGGCGCCGCTACGGGAAAACCCCCGCCCAGGCCGCAATAGCGTGGGTGCTTGCCCAGCCGGGCGTAGTCTCGGCTCTCACCGGCCCGTCTAGCGTCCCGCACCTCGAGGAAAACGTGGGCGGCTCTGGGTGGAAGATCTCGGACGAGGATCTGGCGTCGTTTGACGCGTTTCTCTCAGAGGAGGACGCGAGGCTGGACCGTGAACGGAGGCAGGCGGTGGTCACGATCGCAACCTCAGCCCTGCCTCAAGACCCGGCGGCCGCCTTCAGAGACCTGGTGTACGCCCTGGACACCGCTGCCACGACTGGAATGTGCTCCGAGGCGCAGATCGTGCCCCTGTTCGAGGAGCTGTTGGCTTTCCAAGGGGCGGGCGGTGAACACGGGAAACACCTGGACAGCGGCGTTCTCGAGGGCATTCGCCGCCGGCTGAAGGCATTAGTGACCGCGACCGGGACGGGGGACGGAGACGGAGACGGGTTAGGTTTTCGTCGCCTTTCTTGA
- a CDS encoding DegV family protein: MKNIDNGAPKSGIAIVTDSGASLPEELIEKYDIAVAPVGIQFGSESYRDGVDITREEFYEKLNGPDIPMTSQPAPAEFISIYRRLLQRVKTIISIHITSTGSGTFQVANLAKASFPGADIEVVDSLSASMGTGFMVLAAAEAAQRGKTKEEILRLLSELRPRISAYAVIKSVRHLLKSGRIHRGQALIASLLAIKPLISVKEGVVEVVDRVRTYQGALDRLVELTREAAGDSRVRVSVVHGNALAEAKRLRDRLKQVLNCGDIVLSDIGPPLAVHGGPGIIGVVLHPV, from the coding sequence ATGAAGAACATCGACAACGGCGCTCCGAAGAGCGGGATCGCGATCGTGACCGATAGTGGCGCAAGCCTGCCAGAAGAACTGATCGAGAAGTACGACATAGCGGTCGCGCCTGTCGGGATACAGTTTGGGAGCGAATCATACCGCGACGGCGTGGATATCACGCGAGAGGAGTTCTATGAGAAGCTCAACGGACCGGACATCCCGATGACTTCCCAACCTGCACCGGCGGAGTTCATCTCCATATATCGCAGATTGCTCCAGCGTGTCAAGACCATCATCTCCATCCACATCACGTCCACCGGGAGCGGGACGTTCCAGGTGGCCAACCTCGCGAAGGCGAGTTTTCCCGGTGCCGATATAGAGGTGGTCGATTCGCTCTCCGCGTCCATGGGCACGGGATTCATGGTGCTCGCCGCCGCCGAGGCCGCACAGCGCGGAAAGACGAAGGAGGAGATCCTCCGCCTCCTGTCGGAACTCAGGCCGCGCATCAGCGCGTACGCGGTCATAAAGTCCGTGAGACACCTCCTGAAAAGCGGGCGCATTCACAGGGGCCAAGCGCTCATCGCTTCCCTGCTTGCGATAAAGCCCTTGATCTCCGTGAAGGAAGGGGTCGTCGAGGTAGTGGACAGGGTCAGAACCTACCAAGGCGCCCTGGACAGGCTCGTTGAGCTTACGAGAGAGGCCGCGGGGGACTCAAGGGTGAGGGTCTCGGTCGTCCACGGAAACGCTCTTGCCGAGGCGAAGCGGTTGCGCGACCGGCTTAAGCAGGTTCTGAACTGCGGGGACATCGTTTTGTCCGATATCGGTCCTCCCCTCGCGGTCCATGGCGGGCCGGGCATCATCGGGGTCGTGCTCCATCCGGTGTGA